A region of Plutella xylostella chromosome 29, ilPluXylo3.1, whole genome shotgun sequence DNA encodes the following proteins:
- the LOC105391545 gene encoding beta-1,3-glucan-binding protein isoform X3, with product MFFNIVFVSVIITVCFALNPIKYIGQSRVEAFYPRGLAITVPDNDFDIVFVEGSLNQPINHLTIGTLRFCSSRPPSNDSVSRVWVFTDNSARVKIGDEVNYWISFKKGEIERKTMLEKVIVDLRNQDGTRRYSNPSTVEARENEVDPYCDHTETEIQGEIVKEHICKDDLIFSEEFEGPLSSSNRWVVEEMFPEGPDFPFNVYRGEEMVTIENGTLIIKPKLLDENIITGELDLSDVFSTTLTSCTGRLDTTECQRVAFAANILPPVASGKVSSRRRFNFKYGKVEVRAKLPVGDWLVPEINLEPRHNVYGDGNYASGIIRIAFVRGNPGMGRSLYGGPILSSKEPIRSKFLKEKVGGEEWNKEFHNYSMIWKRDGITLAVDGVTYGVVPAGSFLQLEGEVSHARRWASGSAMAPLDQMFHLTLGIRAGGSGDFPDSGPKPYRDGDSKAALQYWAARDRWLPSWGDARLMVDYSHLTLGIRAGGAGDFPDSGPKPYRDGDSKAALQYWAARDRWLPSWGDARLMVDYVRVYAV from the exons atgttttttaatattgtttttgtgTCAGTGATTATCACGGTGTGTTTCGCTCTAAACCCAATTAAGTATATTGGCCAATCCAGAGTGGAGGCATTCTACCCCAGAGGACTTGCGATTACTGTGCCAG ATAATGACTTCGACATAGTCTTCGTCGAAGGCAGTCTGAACCAGCCTATCAACCACCTGACCATCGGCACCCTGAGGTTCTGCAGCAGTCGCCCGCCGAGCAACGACAGCGTCAGTCGCGTCTGGGTCTTCACCGACAACTCAGCCAGGGTTAAAATTGGCGACGAGGTCAACTACTGGATCTCCTTCAAGAAGGGAGAGATTGAACGGAAGACGATGCTTGAGAAAGTGATTGTTG ACCTACGAAATCAAGATGGAACAAGACGTTATAGCAACCCTAGCACTGTCGAAGCTAGAGAAAATGAGGTCGATCCATACTGCGACCACACAGAGACAGAAATACAAGGAGAAATAGTTAAAGAACACATTTGCAAAGATGATTTGATATTTAGTGAAGAATTTGAAGGTCCGTTGAGCAGTTCAAACAGATGGGTAGTGGAAGAAATGTTTCCAGAAGGACCA GATTTTCCGTTTAATGTCTACCGAGGTGAAGAAATGGTAACTATTGAAAACGGAACTCTGATCATAAAACCGAAGTTATTggacgaaaatataattactggAGAATTGGACCTTTCCGATGT TTTCTCAACAACCCTCACCAGCTGCACCGGTCGACTGGACACGACGGAGTGTCAGCGCGTCGCGTTCGCAGCCAACATCCTGCCCCCCGTGGCGTCAGGCAAGGTGTCGTCTAGACGCCGCTTCAACTTCAAGTATGGAAAGGTTGAAGTGCGAGCGAAGCTGCCTGTTGGGGACTGGCTGGTACCTG AAATCAACCTGGAGCCTCGTCACAACGTATACGGTGACGGTAACTACGCATCCGGCATCATCCGGATAGCCTTTGTGCGAGGGAACCCAGGGATGGGCAGAAGCCTCTACGGAGGACCCATCCTGTCCAGCAAGGAACCCATCAGGTCCAAGTTCTTGAAGGAAAAGGTTGGCGGCGAAGAGTGGAACAAGGAGTTTCATAACTACAGCATGATTTGGAAAAGAG ATGGCATAACGCTAGCAGTGGACGGGGTGACCTACGGCGTCGTCCCAGCCGGCAGTTTCCTGCAGCTCGAGGGAGAGGTGTCTCACGCTAGGAGATGGGCGTCGGGCAGCGCCATGGCTCCTTTAGACCAGATG TTCCACCTAACCCTGGGCATACGCGCGGGCGGGTCTGGCGACTTCCCTGACTCTGGACCGAAGCCCTACCGCGACGGGGACAGCAAGGCGGCGCTCCAGTACTGGGCGGCGCGGGACCGGTGGCTCCCCTCTTGGGGAGATGCGAGGCTGATGGTGGATTAT TCCCACCTAACCCTGGGCATACGCGCGGGCGGGGCCGGCGACTTCCCTGACTCTGGACCGAAGCCCTACCGCGACGGGGACAGCAAGGCGGCGCTCCAGTACTGGGCGGCGCGGGACCGGTGGCTCCCCTCCTGGGGAGATGCGAGGCTGATGGTGGATTATGTGCGGGTTTACGCTGTGTGA
- the LOC105391545 gene encoding beta-1,3-glucan-binding protein isoform X2: MFFNIVFVSVIITVCFALNPIKYIGQSRVEAFYPRGLAITVPDNDFDIVFVEGSLNQPINHLTIGTLRFCSSRPPSNDSVSRVWVFTDNSARVKIGDEVNYWISFKKGEIERKTMLEKVIVDLRNQDGTRRYSNPSTVEARENEVDPYCDHTETEIQGEIVKEHICKDDLIFSEEFEGPLSSSNRWVVEEMFPEGPDFPFNVYRGEEMVTIENGTLIIKPKLLDENIITGELDLSDVCTGRLDTTECQRVAFAANILPPVASGKVSSRRRFNFKYGKVEVRAKLPVGDWLVPEINLEPRHNVYGDGNYASGIIRIAFVRGNPGMGRSLYGGPILSSKEPIRSKFLKEKVGGEEWNKEFHNYSMIWKRDGITLAVDGVTYGVVPAGSFLQLEGEVSHARRWASGSAMAPLDQMFHLTLGIRAGGAGDFPDSGPKPYRDGDSKAALQYWAARDRWLPSWGDARLMVDYFHLTLGIRAGGSGDFPDSGPKPYRDGDSKAALQYWAARDRWLPSWGDARLMVDYSHLTLGIRAGGAGDFPDSGPKPYRDGDSKAALQYWAARDRWLPSWGDARLMVDYVRVYAV; this comes from the exons atgttttttaatattgtttttgtgTCAGTGATTATCACGGTGTGTTTCGCTCTAAACCCAATTAAGTATATTGGCCAATCCAGAGTGGAGGCATTCTACCCCAGAGGACTTGCGATTACTGTGCCAG ATAATGACTTCGACATAGTCTTCGTCGAAGGCAGTCTGAACCAGCCTATCAACCACCTGACCATCGGCACCCTGAGGTTCTGCAGCAGTCGCCCGCCGAGCAACGACAGCGTCAGTCGCGTCTGGGTCTTCACCGACAACTCAGCCAGGGTTAAAATTGGCGACGAGGTCAACTACTGGATCTCCTTCAAGAAGGGAGAGATTGAACGGAAGACGATGCTTGAGAAAGTGATTGTTG ACCTACGAAATCAAGATGGAACAAGACGTTATAGCAACCCTAGCACTGTCGAAGCTAGAGAAAATGAGGTCGATCCATACTGCGACCACACAGAGACAGAAATACAAGGAGAAATAGTTAAAGAACACATTTGCAAAGATGATTTGATATTTAGTGAAGAATTTGAAGGTCCGTTGAGCAGTTCAAACAGATGGGTAGTGGAAGAAATGTTTCCAGAAGGACCA GATTTTCCGTTTAATGTCTACCGAGGTGAAGAAATGGTAACTATTGAAAACGGAACTCTGATCATAAAACCGAAGTTATTggacgaaaatataattactggAGAATTGGACCTTTCCGATGT CTGCACCGGTCGACTGGACACGACGGAGTGTCAGCGCGTCGCGTTCGCAGCCAACATCCTGCCCCCCGTGGCGTCAGGCAAGGTGTCGTCTAGACGCCGCTTCAACTTCAAGTATGGAAAGGTTGAAGTGCGAGCGAAGCTGCCTGTTGGGGACTGGCTGGTACCTG AAATCAACCTGGAGCCTCGTCACAACGTATACGGTGACGGTAACTACGCATCCGGCATCATCCGGATAGCCTTTGTGCGAGGGAACCCAGGGATGGGCAGAAGCCTCTACGGAGGACCCATCCTGTCCAGCAAGGAACCCATCAGGTCCAAGTTCTTGAAGGAAAAGGTTGGCGGCGAAGAGTGGAACAAGGAGTTTCATAACTACAGCATGATTTGGAAAAGAG ATGGCATAACGCTAGCAGTGGACGGGGTGACCTACGGCGTCGTCCCAGCCGGCAGTTTCCTGCAGCTCGAGGGAGAGGTGTCTCACGCTAGGAGATGGGCGTCGGGCAGCGCCATGGCTCCTTTAGACCAGATG TTCCACCTAACCCTGGGCATACGcgcgggcggggcgggcgACTTCCCTGACTCTGGACCGAAGCCCTACCGCGACGGGGACAGCAAGGCGGCGCTCCAGTACTGGGCGGCGCGGGACCGGTGGCTCCCCTCCTGGGGAGATGCGAGGCTGATGGTGGACTAT TTCCACCTAACCCTGGGCATACGCGCGGGCGGGTCTGGCGACTTCCCTGACTCTGGACCGAAGCCCTACCGCGACGGGGACAGCAAGGCGGCGCTCCAGTACTGGGCGGCGCGGGACCGGTGGCTCCCCTCTTGGGGAGATGCGAGGCTGATGGTGGATTAT TCCCACCTAACCCTGGGCATACGCGCGGGCGGGGCCGGCGACTTCCCTGACTCTGGACCGAAGCCCTACCGCGACGGGGACAGCAAGGCGGCGCTCCAGTACTGGGCGGCGCGGGACCGGTGGCTCCCCTCCTGGGGAGATGCGAGGCTGATGGTGGATTATGTGCGGGTTTACGCTGTGTGA
- the LOC105391545 gene encoding beta-1,3-glucan-binding protein isoform X1: MFFNIVFVSVIITVCFALNPIKYIGQSRVEAFYPRGLAITVPDNDFDIVFVEGSLNQPINHLTIGTLRFCSSRPPSNDSVSRVWVFTDNSARVKIGDEVNYWISFKKGEIERKTMLEKVIVDLRNQDGTRRYSNPSTVEARENEVDPYCDHTETEIQGEIVKEHICKDDLIFSEEFEGPLSSSNRWVVEEMFPEGPDFPFNVYRGEEMVTIENGTLIIKPKLLDENIITGELDLSDVFSTTLTSCTGRLDTTECQRVAFAANILPPVASGKVSSRRRFNFKYGKVEVRAKLPVGDWLVPEINLEPRHNVYGDGNYASGIIRIAFVRGNPGMGRSLYGGPILSSKEPIRSKFLKEKVGGEEWNKEFHNYSMIWKRDGITLAVDGVTYGVVPAGSFLQLEGEVSHARRWASGSAMAPLDQMFHLTLGIRAGGAGDFPDSGPKPYRDGDSKAALQYWAARDRWLPSWGDARLMVDYFHLTLGIRAGGSGDFPDSGPKPYRDGDSKAALQYWAARDRWLPSWGDARLMVDYSHLTLGIRAGGAGDFPDSGPKPYRDGDSKAALQYWAARDRWLPSWGDARLMVDYVRVYAV; encoded by the exons atgttttttaatattgtttttgtgTCAGTGATTATCACGGTGTGTTTCGCTCTAAACCCAATTAAGTATATTGGCCAATCCAGAGTGGAGGCATTCTACCCCAGAGGACTTGCGATTACTGTGCCAG ATAATGACTTCGACATAGTCTTCGTCGAAGGCAGTCTGAACCAGCCTATCAACCACCTGACCATCGGCACCCTGAGGTTCTGCAGCAGTCGCCCGCCGAGCAACGACAGCGTCAGTCGCGTCTGGGTCTTCACCGACAACTCAGCCAGGGTTAAAATTGGCGACGAGGTCAACTACTGGATCTCCTTCAAGAAGGGAGAGATTGAACGGAAGACGATGCTTGAGAAAGTGATTGTTG ACCTACGAAATCAAGATGGAACAAGACGTTATAGCAACCCTAGCACTGTCGAAGCTAGAGAAAATGAGGTCGATCCATACTGCGACCACACAGAGACAGAAATACAAGGAGAAATAGTTAAAGAACACATTTGCAAAGATGATTTGATATTTAGTGAAGAATTTGAAGGTCCGTTGAGCAGTTCAAACAGATGGGTAGTGGAAGAAATGTTTCCAGAAGGACCA GATTTTCCGTTTAATGTCTACCGAGGTGAAGAAATGGTAACTATTGAAAACGGAACTCTGATCATAAAACCGAAGTTATTggacgaaaatataattactggAGAATTGGACCTTTCCGATGT TTTCTCAACAACCCTCACCAGCTGCACCGGTCGACTGGACACGACGGAGTGTCAGCGCGTCGCGTTCGCAGCCAACATCCTGCCCCCCGTGGCGTCAGGCAAGGTGTCGTCTAGACGCCGCTTCAACTTCAAGTATGGAAAGGTTGAAGTGCGAGCGAAGCTGCCTGTTGGGGACTGGCTGGTACCTG AAATCAACCTGGAGCCTCGTCACAACGTATACGGTGACGGTAACTACGCATCCGGCATCATCCGGATAGCCTTTGTGCGAGGGAACCCAGGGATGGGCAGAAGCCTCTACGGAGGACCCATCCTGTCCAGCAAGGAACCCATCAGGTCCAAGTTCTTGAAGGAAAAGGTTGGCGGCGAAGAGTGGAACAAGGAGTTTCATAACTACAGCATGATTTGGAAAAGAG ATGGCATAACGCTAGCAGTGGACGGGGTGACCTACGGCGTCGTCCCAGCCGGCAGTTTCCTGCAGCTCGAGGGAGAGGTGTCTCACGCTAGGAGATGGGCGTCGGGCAGCGCCATGGCTCCTTTAGACCAGATG TTCCACCTAACCCTGGGCATACGcgcgggcggggcgggcgACTTCCCTGACTCTGGACCGAAGCCCTACCGCGACGGGGACAGCAAGGCGGCGCTCCAGTACTGGGCGGCGCGGGACCGGTGGCTCCCCTCCTGGGGAGATGCGAGGCTGATGGTGGACTAT TTCCACCTAACCCTGGGCATACGCGCGGGCGGGTCTGGCGACTTCCCTGACTCTGGACCGAAGCCCTACCGCGACGGGGACAGCAAGGCGGCGCTCCAGTACTGGGCGGCGCGGGACCGGTGGCTCCCCTCTTGGGGAGATGCGAGGCTGATGGTGGATTAT TCCCACCTAACCCTGGGCATACGCGCGGGCGGGGCCGGCGACTTCCCTGACTCTGGACCGAAGCCCTACCGCGACGGGGACAGCAAGGCGGCGCTCCAGTACTGGGCGGCGCGGGACCGGTGGCTCCCCTCCTGGGGAGATGCGAGGCTGATGGTGGATTATGTGCGGGTTTACGCTGTGTGA
- the LOC105386542 gene encoding uncharacterized protein LOC105386542 → MEMFPKEYDLLTRKQSLPKNGRLTSLSPFLDSNNLIRVGGRLKNSFYTFDTKHPILLCSKHHLTHLIFEMYHSTLLHGGPQLLLANIRHTYWVLGGRNLAKKILHKCMRCARFRPKYIQPIMADLPTDRTNLEFPFITTGIDYAGPVMIANRKGRGCTLLKSYILICVCFAVKAVHLELVTDLSKEAFLAALARFTARRGKPRCIHADNSTTFVGGFNELNSFLSNNSDAIQSSMNEQEIQMEKLQRPAARRRPGSTEGRLTTSTPMAHGTRHCHRTIQRRPCKNCPSQHAKRTITPSISKLVLTT, encoded by the exons ATGGAAATGTTTCCTAAAGAGTATGACCTGTTAACGAGAAAGCAATCATTACCAAAAAATGGTAGGTTAACATCACTATCGCCTTTTCTTGATTCAAACAACTTAATTCGTGTCGGTGGGCGACTCAAGAATTCCTTTTACACTTTCGATACAAAACACCCCATTCTACTCTGTTCCAAACACCATCTCACtcatttaatatttgaaatgtatCACTCAACATTGTTACACGGCGGTCCGCAGTTACTATTGGCAAATATAAGGCACACTTATTGGGTTCTAGGTGGAAGAAACCTGGCAAAAAAGATATTGCATAAATGTATGCGTTGCGCTAGATTCAGGCCTAAGTACATCCAGCCTATAATGGCCGACTTGCCAACTGATAGGACAAACTTAGAATTTCCTTTCATTACAACTGGAATTGACTATGCCGGACCAGTGATGATTGCCAATCGAAAGGGTAGAGGATGCACATTATTGaaatcatatattttaatatgtgtcTGTTTTGCAGTTAAGGCCGTGCACCTGGAGCTTGTCACCGATCTGTCTAAGGAAGCATTCTTGGCTGCGCTGGCTCGCTTCACGGCTCGTCGGGGTAAACCCCGCTGTATCCATGCCGACAATAGTACTACCTTTGTAGGCGGTTTTAATGAgctaaattcatttttatcaaataattCAGACGCAATTCAATCATCAATGAATGAACAAG AGATCCAAATGGAGAAGCTCCAGAGGCCAGCTGCAAGAAGGAGACCTGGTTCTACTGAAGGACGCCTCACAACCTCCACTCCTATGGCTCATGGGACGCGTCACTGCCATCGAACCATCCAGCGACGGCCTTGCAAGAATTGTCCAAGTCAACACGCGAAAAGGACTATTACGCCGAGCATATCAAAACTTGTGCTTACTACCTAA